The Thermoleophilum album genome contains a region encoding:
- a CDS encoding penicillin-binding transpeptidase domain-containing protein, with translation MAVAHRRSSGAGRSGGGRPPRRSLRSAGRAQQRRRLLLLAASLTLLALFGVLQAARGPDRRLVAAAAFGEALARRDLHAIARATVDPRTARAPSVAHVARTFREQWLTATLGRLEVGKPRRRDGAVTLPAVAHTRVFGKLRGEIRLRFASNRVLFGPELAFPGLRPGERLRRQELLPARAAILARDGTPLAQGPAWARSSPLGAAALPVTGTLAPLDGARLREQLYAAGFPSSWPVGRSGLEQAFERRLRGRPGGVLLAGSRVLARARPRPAPALRTTIDARLQRAAVVALGGRYGGIAVLDARDGAVRALAGIALSGAQPPGSTFKIVTAAAALEAGTAKPEDRFAVAREARIDGVPIANAHDEPCGGTLVEAFARSCNSVFAPLGVRIGARRLVATAERLGFNRPAPVPGAVTSVVPQASELRSPLELAATAIGQGRVLATALAMASVTQAVAADGERARPHVLPGAARPERALSARTAAQLKRMMRAVVEFGTGVSAALPTVEIAGKTGTAELESRPQAAGVERPVDDPSRTDAWFCGFAPYRRPLLALCVLLVRAGEGGRTAAPVARQVFATLAAGPASDRSR, from the coding sequence TTGGCAGTCGCTCACCGCAGGTCGTCGGGAGCGGGCAGGAGCGGCGGCGGTCGCCCGCCGCGGCGATCGCTGCGATCGGCGGGTCGCGCCCAGCAGCGACGTCGGCTCCTGCTGCTCGCGGCCAGCCTCACGCTCTTGGCGCTGTTCGGCGTGCTGCAAGCAGCACGCGGCCCCGACCGCCGCCTGGTCGCCGCAGCGGCCTTCGGCGAGGCGCTGGCACGCCGCGACTTGCACGCGATTGCGCGGGCGACCGTCGATCCACGGACCGCTCGCGCACCGTCGGTTGCGCATGTTGCGCGCACCTTTCGCGAGCAGTGGCTGACGGCAACCCTGGGTCGCCTCGAGGTCGGCAAACCGCGACGAAGAGACGGGGCTGTGACACTCCCGGCCGTCGCCCACACCCGCGTATTCGGGAAGCTGCGCGGCGAAATTCGCCTGCGTTTCGCAAGCAACCGCGTGTTGTTCGGACCGGAGCTCGCGTTCCCCGGGCTACGTCCCGGCGAACGCTTGCGCCGTCAGGAGTTGTTGCCGGCGCGGGCTGCGATCCTCGCGCGGGACGGCACGCCGCTGGCGCAGGGACCGGCCTGGGCGCGTTCATCGCCGCTGGGCGCCGCAGCCTTGCCGGTCACCGGCACGCTCGCCCCGCTCGACGGTGCGCGGCTTCGGGAGCAGCTCTACGCAGCTGGCTTCCCGAGCTCTTGGCCGGTCGGGCGCTCGGGCCTTGAGCAGGCCTTCGAACGGCGTCTGCGCGGTCGACCCGGCGGCGTTCTGCTGGCCGGCAGTCGCGTGCTTGCGCGCGCCCGCCCGCGTCCAGCGCCGGCCCTGCGCACGACGATCGACGCGCGTCTGCAACGGGCTGCGGTGGTCGCGCTCGGAGGCCGCTATGGGGGCATCGCCGTGCTCGACGCACGCGACGGCGCGGTGCGAGCACTTGCCGGGATCGCGCTCTCCGGTGCCCAGCCGCCGGGTTCGACGTTCAAGATCGTGACCGCAGCAGCCGCGCTCGAAGCGGGCACTGCGAAACCCGAGGATCGCTTCGCGGTGGCCCGCGAAGCGCGCATCGACGGGGTGCCGATCGCCAACGCCCACGACGAGCCGTGTGGTGGCACGCTCGTGGAGGCCTTTGCGCGCTCCTGTAACTCAGTGTTTGCGCCGCTCGGCGTGCGAATCGGTGCGCGCCGCCTGGTCGCGACCGCGGAGCGGCTCGGCTTCAACCGCCCAGCGCCAGTGCCCGGTGCGGTGACGAGCGTCGTGCCCCAGGCTAGCGAGCTCCGCTCGCCCCTCGAGTTAGCGGCAACCGCGATCGGTCAAGGGCGCGTGCTCGCCACGGCGCTTGCGATGGCTTCCGTTACCCAGGCAGTGGCAGCGGACGGTGAGCGCGCCCGTCCACACGTACTGCCCGGCGCGGCGCGGCCGGAGCGCGCGCTGTCGGCGCGCACAGCGGCCCAGCTCAAGCGCATGATGCGCGCCGTCGTCGAGTTCGGCACGGGCGTTTCGGCAGCCCTACCGACGGTCGAGATCGCGGGCAAGACCGGCACCGCGGAACTCGAGAGCAGGCCGCAAGCCGCGGGGGTCGAGCGGCCGGTCGATGACCCCTCGCGCACCGATGCCTGGTTCTGCGGTTTCGCCCCCTACCGGCGGCCGCTGCTCGCGCTGTGCGTGCTGCTGGTGCGCGCCGGCGAGGGCGGACGCACCGCCGCGCCGGTTGCCCGGCAGGTCTTCGCCACGCTCGCCGCCGGCCCCGCGAGCGACCGCTCGCGTTAA
- a CDS encoding MarP family serine protease, with translation MNGADWIILTFVAFMALVGYGEGLIVGLSSLVGFVGGALAGAKLAPTLLSDPGSPYASFVALAAAIFLGGITAATLEALGAELRRRIRGRLGLLDGIGGAVLLAALGLGLAWVFATGLARLDQGREVRAAVQRSFILSRLGEYLPRPSALLDALAKLDPLPRISAPPAGVAPPDPTVATDPDVARASGSVVRVLGTACGLGIEGSGWVARPGVVVTNAHVVAGETDTTVQVRGVGVRYPARAIWFDPRNDVAVLSVPALSSLPALPLAPAAPVGESAAVIGYPLNGPLAIGAARIGRTEAVLTRDIYGGGPVLRRVTAFRGVVRSGNSGGPLVDSAGRVLGTVFATARDSARPTGVAVPNDVVRQALARASTPVDTGPCAP, from the coding sequence GTGAACGGAGCGGACTGGATCATCCTCACCTTCGTCGCCTTCATGGCGCTCGTCGGTTACGGCGAGGGCCTAATCGTCGGCCTTTCTTCGCTCGTCGGGTTCGTGGGCGGGGCCCTTGCCGGTGCCAAGCTCGCGCCGACGCTGCTCTCCGATCCTGGCTCGCCGTACGCCTCGTTTGTGGCGCTCGCGGCCGCGATCTTTCTCGGTGGCATAACCGCCGCGACGCTTGAGGCTCTAGGCGCCGAGCTGCGGCGACGAATTCGCGGTCGGCTCGGTTTGCTCGACGGCATCGGTGGGGCGGTGCTGCTCGCCGCGCTGGGTCTCGGGCTCGCCTGGGTCTTCGCAACCGGGCTTGCTCGCCTCGATCAGGGGCGCGAAGTACGGGCGGCGGTGCAACGCTCGTTCATCCTCAGTCGCCTCGGCGAGTACTTGCCGCGCCCGAGCGCGCTGTTAGACGCCCTAGCGAAGCTCGATCCGCTGCCGCGCATTAGCGCACCGCCAGCCGGTGTCGCGCCGCCGGATCCGACCGTCGCTACCGACCCTGACGTCGCCCGTGCCTCGGGCAGCGTGGTGCGGGTCTTGGGAACGGCTTGCGGGCTTGGTATCGAGGGTTCGGGTTGGGTGGCGCGACCGGGCGTGGTCGTCACCAACGCGCACGTTGTCGCGGGCGAGACCGACACCACGGTCCAGGTGCGAGGGGTCGGAGTTCGCTACCCGGCCCGCGCGATCTGGTTCGACCCGCGCAACGACGTCGCCGTGCTCTCGGTCCCGGCGCTGTCGTCGCTGCCGGCGCTGCCGCTCGCGCCTGCCGCACCGGTTGGCGAGTCGGCGGCGGTGATCGGCTACCCGCTGAACGGTCCACTGGCGATCGGGGCGGCGCGAATCGGTCGAACGGAGGCCGTGCTGACCCGCGACATCTACGGCGGCGGACCGGTTTTGCGGCGGGTCACCGCCTTCCGCGGCGTTGTTCGTTCAGGCAACTCGGGAGGCCCGCTGGTCGACTCTGCCGGACGGGTTCTCGGGACCGTGTTCGCGACCGCTCGCGACAGTGCGCGTCCGACCGGTGTGGCGGTTCCGAACGACGTCGTTCGCCAGGCGTTGGCGCGCGCTTCGACACCGGTCGACACCGGGCCTTGCGCTCCCTAG
- a CDS encoding type IA DNA topoisomerase, producing MSVASKTLVVAEKPSVGRDIARALDDRFKEAKDGTHLVGERYIVTWAIGHLVTLAEPDAYDARLKRWRFSDLPILPERFKLVPNDAKSERQLRVIHELMRSDEVAEIVNACDAGREGELIFAYVYETAGVDKPVKRLWLSSMTRQAIREAFENLRPGEEMKRLEAAARSRSEADWVVGMNATRAATIRLRSAFDGAVSLGRVQTPTLALVTRREQQIRDFKPEPYWLIEAAFAASGERTYRGRYLGGKRIPKAEEAQAIADAVRGRRGTITKLEKSEERERPQLLYDLTSLQRHANVLFGFSARRTLNAAQRLYEEHKAITYPRTNSRYLTGDLVSEIKPTAELVGRNPQYARAAEYVLSLERLPLQRVVDDTKVEDHHALIPTRAEHDLSKMGPDELRIYDLVVRRFLAVFHPDAVYERTRVETTVEGHVFRTSGRRLVEAGWKAVYGEQAEEPEGDDDSGGDQLLPKLERGEEVETRKVDVLEKETQPPRRYTDASLLAAMETAGREIEDPELREALKDSGIGTPATRAAIIERLIEVGYLERDGRTLRPTEKGMQVIRLLGDHPLTSAELTGEWERRLALIERGQDTRPAFMRDIADFTTKTVEQLDQLKNVRIERARLGPCPICGREIVENRRGFSCWSKDDPGCGFVIWKRKAGKTLSAEVAKELIESLRASIERGDNPPVGRTEKPVTGFKGRSGRTFRARLRLERDEQGRWRVEFDEQWAQPREGEDEGAEVPASGAATNDGSGAAAVAGEKELAVDGSNGASASTDGAEQAEPVAAGAAAASPTRRRARRTRPRAS from the coding sequence ATGAGCGTTGCCTCCAAGACACTCGTGGTCGCCGAAAAGCCGTCGGTCGGACGGGACATTGCGCGTGCCCTCGACGACCGCTTCAAGGAGGCAAAAGACGGGACCCATCTAGTCGGCGAGCGCTACATCGTGACCTGGGCGATCGGTCATTTGGTGACCCTCGCCGAGCCCGACGCCTACGACGCGCGCCTCAAGCGCTGGCGCTTCAGCGATCTGCCGATCCTGCCCGAGCGCTTCAAGCTGGTGCCCAACGACGCCAAGTCGGAACGCCAGCTGCGCGTGATCCACGAGCTGATGCGCTCTGACGAAGTGGCCGAGATCGTCAACGCCTGCGACGCCGGGCGGGAGGGCGAGCTGATCTTCGCCTATGTCTACGAGACGGCGGGAGTCGACAAGCCCGTCAAGCGTCTGTGGCTGAGCTCGATGACGCGCCAGGCAATCCGAGAGGCCTTCGAGAACCTGCGTCCGGGCGAGGAGATGAAACGCCTCGAGGCCGCGGCACGCTCGCGCTCCGAAGCCGACTGGGTGGTTGGGATGAACGCCACGCGTGCCGCGACGATCCGTCTGCGGTCGGCGTTCGACGGGGCGGTCTCGCTCGGTCGGGTACAGACGCCGACGCTGGCGCTCGTCACCCGCCGCGAGCAGCAGATCCGCGACTTCAAGCCCGAGCCGTACTGGCTGATCGAAGCCGCCTTCGCGGCTTCGGGCGAGCGCACCTACCGGGGTCGTTACCTCGGCGGCAAGCGCATCCCGAAGGCCGAGGAGGCGCAGGCCATCGCCGACGCCGTGCGGGGTCGCCGGGGCACGATCACCAAGCTCGAGAAAAGCGAAGAGCGTGAGCGCCCGCAGCTCCTCTACGACCTCACCTCGCTGCAACGGCACGCCAACGTGCTCTTCGGCTTTTCCGCGAGGCGCACGCTGAACGCGGCCCAGCGTCTTTACGAGGAGCACAAGGCGATCACCTACCCCCGCACCAACTCGCGCTACCTGACTGGCGACCTGGTCTCCGAGATCAAGCCAACGGCGGAGCTGGTTGGTCGCAACCCGCAGTACGCGCGTGCCGCGGAGTACGTCCTCTCGCTCGAGCGGCTGCCGCTTCAGAGGGTCGTCGACGACACCAAGGTCGAGGACCACCACGCACTGATCCCCACGCGGGCCGAGCACGACCTATCGAAGATGGGCCCGGACGAGCTGCGCATCTACGACCTCGTGGTGCGCCGCTTCCTAGCGGTCTTCCACCCCGACGCCGTCTATGAGCGCACGCGGGTGGAGACGACCGTCGAAGGTCACGTTTTCCGCACCAGCGGACGGCGGCTGGTAGAGGCCGGATGGAAGGCCGTCTACGGGGAGCAGGCGGAGGAGCCGGAGGGCGACGACGACAGCGGCGGCGACCAGCTACTGCCGAAGCTCGAGCGGGGCGAGGAGGTCGAGACACGCAAAGTCGACGTGCTCGAGAAGGAGACGCAGCCGCCGCGGCGCTACACCGACGCTTCGCTGCTCGCGGCGATGGAGACGGCCGGTCGCGAGATCGAGGATCCGGAGCTGCGCGAGGCGCTCAAGGACTCAGGGATCGGAACTCCCGCCACGCGCGCGGCGATCATCGAGCGCCTGATCGAGGTCGGCTACCTGGAGCGCGATGGGCGCACGCTGCGTCCGACCGAGAAAGGCATGCAGGTCATCCGCCTGCTCGGCGATCATCCGCTGACCTCGGCCGAGTTGACCGGCGAGTGGGAGCGGCGCCTAGCGCTGATCGAGCGCGGCCAAGACACGCGGCCGGCGTTCATGCGCGACATCGCCGACTTCACGACCAAGACCGTCGAACAGCTCGACCAGCTTAAGAACGTGCGGATCGAGCGGGCGCGGCTCGGACCGTGCCCGATCTGCGGACGCGAGATCGTCGAGAACCGACGCGGCTTCTCCTGCTGGTCGAAGGACGATCCCGGTTGCGGCTTCGTCATCTGGAAGCGCAAGGCGGGGAAGACGCTGTCGGCCGAGGTCGCCAAGGAGCTGATCGAGAGTCTGCGGGCGTCGATCGAGCGCGGTGACAACCCGCCCGTCGGGCGCACCGAGAAGCCGGTGACTGGCTTCAAGGGGCGCTCCGGTCGGACCTTCCGCGCACGCCTGCGTCTTGAACGCGACGAGCAGGGTCGCTGGCGCGTCGAGTTCGACGAGCAGTGGGCGCAGCCGCGCGAGGGGGAGGACGAAGGGGCGGAAGTGCCCGCGAGCGGGGCGGCCACGAACGACGGCAGCGGCGCAGCGGCGGTCGCTGGCGAGAAGGAGCTCGCGGTTGACGGATCGAACGGAGCGAGTGCTTCGACCGACGGCGCAGAGCAGGCCGAGCCGGTCGCCGCCGGTGCCGCTGCAGCATCGCCGACGCGCCGGCGCGCACGCCGCACGCGTCCGCGCGCGAGCTAG
- a CDS encoding metallophosphoesterase has product MRTLVVSDLHLGAASGFDLALRDPYREALAAAVAEVDRVVLLGDLLELRELPARAALARARPLLRTLAQAAREHATFVLVPGNHDHALVRPLVERERLAGRTLAAEGLRLPATDASPLAAALAEVLAPAAVELAYPGLRLRSDVYATHGHYLDAHLSVPKIESLAAALVARTRGRGWRPLSADEHERALGPLYALLGELPELAPTRALVSGGRLSRTVWLAANDQRRTALGRARKVALLGGVKATLALLRRAGIHGFEAALDGNALRRAGLRAMGQVVRSLSIEASHVIFGHTHRAGPLHGDERGEWQLPGGVKLWNSGCWIAEPALASSNGLGGYAPGFALIVAERGDPQLVRLVNS; this is encoded by the coding sequence GTGCGGACGCTTGTGGTTTCGGACCTTCATCTCGGCGCCGCTTCGGGCTTCGACCTTGCCCTGCGCGATCCCTATCGAGAGGCGCTGGCGGCGGCTGTCGCCGAGGTCGATCGCGTGGTGTTGCTCGGCGACCTGCTCGAACTGCGTGAGCTACCTGCCCGCGCCGCGCTCGCGCGCGCACGCCCGCTGCTGCGCACGCTCGCTCAAGCGGCCCGTGAGCACGCCACCTTCGTGCTGGTACCCGGTAACCACGACCACGCCCTGGTGCGGCCGCTGGTCGAGCGCGAGCGTCTGGCCGGTAGGACCCTGGCTGCCGAGGGGCTTAGACTGCCCGCCACCGACGCCTCCCCGCTCGCCGCTGCGCTGGCCGAGGTGCTGGCTCCCGCAGCGGTCGAGCTCGCTTACCCGGGGCTGCGGCTGCGCAGCGACGTCTACGCGACCCACGGGCACTACCTTGACGCGCACCTAAGCGTCCCGAAGATCGAGTCGCTCGCGGCCGCCCTCGTCGCGCGCACACGCGGGCGGGGGTGGCGACCACTTAGCGCCGACGAGCACGAGCGCGCTTTGGGACCCCTGTACGCCCTGCTCGGCGAACTTCCTGAGCTGGCACCAACACGCGCGCTCGTCTCCGGCGGCCGCCTCTCTCGCACGGTGTGGCTAGCGGCCAACGACCAGCGCCGCACGGCGCTCGGCCGGGCCCGCAAGGTCGCGCTGCTCGGCGGCGTGAAAGCGACCCTCGCGCTGCTGCGCAGAGCCGGTATACACGGCTTCGAAGCGGCACTCGACGGCAACGCGCTGCGGCGGGCCGGTCTGCGCGCGATGGGCCAAGTCGTGCGCTCGCTGTCGATCGAAGCGAGCCACGTGATCTTCGGTCACACCCATCGCGCCGGCCCCTTGCACGGCGACGAGCGCGGCGAGTGGCAGCTACCGGGCGGCGTCAAGCTTTGGAACAGCGGCTGTTGGATCGCCGAACCGGCGTTGGCGAGCAGCAACGGTCTGGGTGGCTACGCGCCCGGCTTCGCGCTGATCGTGGCCGAACGCGGGGATCCTCAACTCGTGCGGCTCGTCAACAGCTAG